One Lutra lutra chromosome 18, mLutLut1.2, whole genome shotgun sequence genomic window carries:
- the SLC5A11 gene encoding sodium/myo-inositol cotransporter 2 isoform X1: MLAWIFLPIYIAGQVTTMPEYLRKRFGGNRIPIILAVLYLFIYIFTKISVDMYAGAIFIQQSLHLNLYLAIVGLLAITALYTVAGGLAAVIYTDALQTLIMLIGALVLMGYSFAAVGGMEGLKEKYFLAVASNRSENNSCGLPREDAFHIFRDPLTSDLPWPGILLGMSIPSLWYWCTDQVIVQRSLAAKNLSHAKGGSLMAAYLKVLPLFMMVFPGMVSRVLFPDQVACADPDTCLKVCSNPSGCSDIAYPKLVLELLPTGLRGLMMAVMVAALMSSLTSIFNSASTIFTMDLWKYIRPRASEKELMIVGRVFVLLLVLVSILWIPVVQASQGGQLFIYIQSISSYLQPPVAVVFIMGCFWKRTNEKGAFSGLILGLLLGLIRLVLDFIYPQPRCDQPDDRPAVVKDVHYLYFSMVLSGVTLITVSIVSWFTKSPSKEMVSRLTWFTHHDPVVQKEQVPPATPRPLTISQNGTPEASITNSELEIVQESISKPHSCDTTPKQSKVMRAILWLCGMESLGKEPPSTVEPVIVSLEENPLVKTLLDINLIVCVSCAIFLWGYFA; the protein is encoded by the exons ATGTTGGCCTGGATCTTCCTACCCATCTACATCGCTGGTCAG GTCACCACGATGCCAGAATACCTAAGGAAACGCTTTGGTGGCAACAGGATACCCATCATCCTGGCTGTGCTCTACCTGTTCATCTACATCTTCACCAAGATCTCG GTGGACATGTATGCAGGCGCCATCTTTATTCAGCAGTCTCTGCACCTCAATCTCTACCTGGCCATAGTCGGGCTGCTCGCCATCACGGCTCTGTACACTGTTGCAG GTGGCCTGGCCGCTGTGATCTACACAGATGCCCTGCAGACTCTGATCATGCTTATAGGAGCACTCGTCCTGATGGGCTACA GTTTTGCTGCAGTTGGCGGGATGGAAGGCCTGAAGGAGAAGTACTTCTTAGCCGTGGCTAGCAACCGGAGTGAAAATAACAGCTGTGGGCTGCCCCGAGAAGATGCCTTCCATATTTTCCGAGACCCTCTGACATCTGATCTCCCGTGGCCCGGGATCCTACTTGGAATGTCCATCCCATCCCTCTGGTACTGGTGCACAGATCAG GTGATCGTTCAGCGGTCTCTGGCTGCCAAGAACCTGTCCCATGCCAAAGGAGGCTCTTTGATGGCTGCCTACCTGAAGGTGCTGCCTCTTTTCATGATGGTGTTCCCTGGAATGGTCAGTCGTGTCCTCTTCCCAG ATCAAGTGGCCTGTGCAGATCCAGACACCTGCCTGAAGGTCTGTAGCAACCCCTCCGGCTGCTCTGACATCGCATATCCCAAACTTGTGCTGGAACTCCTGCCCACAG GGCTCCGTGGGCTCATGATGGCTGTGATGGTGGCGGCGCTCATGTCCTCCCTCACCTCCATCTTTAATAGTGCCAGCACCATCTTCACCATGGACCTCTGGAAGTACATCCGGCCTCGGGCATCAGAGAAAGAGCTCATGATTGTAGGCAG GGTGTTTGTATTGCTGCTGGTGCTGGTCTCCATCCTCTGGATCCCCGTAGTCCAGGCCAGCCAGGGAGGCCAGCTCTTCATTTACATCCAGTCCATTAGCTCTTACCTGCAGCCGCCCGTGGCCGTGGTCTTCATCATGGGATGTTTCTGGAAACGGACCAATGAAAAG GGGGCCTTCTCAGGTCTGATCTTGGGCCTTCTCCTAGGCTTGATTCGGCTGGTCCTGGACTTCATTTACCCGCAGCCTCGGTGTGACCAGCCAGATGATCGCCCCGCTGTGGTGAAGGATGTCCACTACCTCTATTTCTCCATGGTTCTGTCTGGAGTGACTCTGATCACCGTGTCCATTGTGAGCTGGTTCACAAAGTCACCCTCCAAGGAGATG GTAAGCCGCCTGACCTGGTTTACTCATCATGACCCCGTGGTCCAGAAGGAACAAGTGCCACCAGCAACTCCCCGGCCTCTTACTATCTCTCAGAATGGGACACCAGAGGCCAGCATCACAAACAGCGAGTTGGAGATTGTTCAAGAAAGCATATCCAAACCCCACAGCT GTGACACGACCCCAAAGCAGTCCAAAGTGATGCGAGCCATCTTGTGGCTCTGTGGAATGGAGAGCCTGGGCAAGGAGCCCCCAAGCACAGTGGAACCGGTCATAGTTTCCTTGGAAGAAAACCCCCTTGTAAAAACCCTTCTGGACATCAACCTCATCGTCTGTGTTAGCTGCGCCATTTTTCTCTGGGGCTACTTTGCTTAA
- the SLC5A11 gene encoding sodium/myo-inositol cotransporter 2 isoform X2 — protein sequence MESSSSSPQPTQSDSLEAFPQRNLEPGDIAVLVLYFLFVLAVGLWSTVKTKRDTVKGYFLAGGDMVWWPVGASLFASNVGSGHFVGLAGSGAAVGLSVTAYELNGLFSVLMLAWIFLPIYIAGQVTTMPEYLRKRFGGNRIPIILAVLYLFIYIFTKISVDMYAGAIFIQQSLHLNLYLAIVGLLAITALYTVAGGLAAVIYTDALQTLIMLIGALVLMGYSFAAVGGMEGLKEKYFLAVASNRSENNSCGLPREDAFHIFRDPLTSDLPWPGILLGMSIPSLWYWCTDQVIVQRSLAAKNLSHAKGGSLMAAYLKVLPLFMMVFPGMVSRVLFPDQVACADPDTCLKVCSNPSGCSDIAYPKLVLELLPTGLRGLMMAVMVAALMSSLTSIFNSASTIFTMDLWKYIRPRASEKELMIVGRVFVLLLVLVSILWIPVVQASQGGQLFIYIQSISSYLQPPVAVVFIMGCFWKRTNEKGAFSGLILGLLLGLIRLVLDFIYPQPRCDQPDDRPAVVKDVHYLYFSMVLSGVTLITVSIVSWFTKSPSKEMVSRLTWFTHHDPVVQKEQVPPATPRPLTISQNGTPEASITNSELEIVQESISKPHSCDTTPKQSKVMRAILWLCGMESLGKEPPSTVEPVIVSLEENPLVKTLLDINLIVCVSCAIFLWGYFA from the exons ATGGAGAGcagctccagcagccctcagcccACCCAGTCCGATTCCCTGGAGGCCTTTCCCCAGAGGAACCTCGAGCCAGGTGACATCGCAGTGCTCGTTCTGTACTTCCTCTTTGTCCTGGCTGTAGGACTATGG TCCACAGTGAAGAccaagagagacacagtgaaaggcTACTTCCTAGCTGGAGGGGACATGGTGTGGTGGCCA GTGGGTGCATCCTTGTTTGCCAGCAATGTGGGAAGTGGACATTTTGTTGGCCTGGCAGGGTCAGGTGCTGCTGTGGGCCTCTCTGTCACTGCTTATGAATTGAAT GGCCTGTTCTCTGTGTTGATGTTGGCCTGGATCTTCCTACCCATCTACATCGCTGGTCAG GTCACCACGATGCCAGAATACCTAAGGAAACGCTTTGGTGGCAACAGGATACCCATCATCCTGGCTGTGCTCTACCTGTTCATCTACATCTTCACCAAGATCTCG GTGGACATGTATGCAGGCGCCATCTTTATTCAGCAGTCTCTGCACCTCAATCTCTACCTGGCCATAGTCGGGCTGCTCGCCATCACGGCTCTGTACACTGTTGCAG GTGGCCTGGCCGCTGTGATCTACACAGATGCCCTGCAGACTCTGATCATGCTTATAGGAGCACTCGTCCTGATGGGCTACA GTTTTGCTGCAGTTGGCGGGATGGAAGGCCTGAAGGAGAAGTACTTCTTAGCCGTGGCTAGCAACCGGAGTGAAAATAACAGCTGTGGGCTGCCCCGAGAAGATGCCTTCCATATTTTCCGAGACCCTCTGACATCTGATCTCCCGTGGCCCGGGATCCTACTTGGAATGTCCATCCCATCCCTCTGGTACTGGTGCACAGATCAG GTGATCGTTCAGCGGTCTCTGGCTGCCAAGAACCTGTCCCATGCCAAAGGAGGCTCTTTGATGGCTGCCTACCTGAAGGTGCTGCCTCTTTTCATGATGGTGTTCCCTGGAATGGTCAGTCGTGTCCTCTTCCCAG ATCAAGTGGCCTGTGCAGATCCAGACACCTGCCTGAAGGTCTGTAGCAACCCCTCCGGCTGCTCTGACATCGCATATCCCAAACTTGTGCTGGAACTCCTGCCCACAG GGCTCCGTGGGCTCATGATGGCTGTGATGGTGGCGGCGCTCATGTCCTCCCTCACCTCCATCTTTAATAGTGCCAGCACCATCTTCACCATGGACCTCTGGAAGTACATCCGGCCTCGGGCATCAGAGAAAGAGCTCATGATTGTAGGCAG GGTGTTTGTATTGCTGCTGGTGCTGGTCTCCATCCTCTGGATCCCCGTAGTCCAGGCCAGCCAGGGAGGCCAGCTCTTCATTTACATCCAGTCCATTAGCTCTTACCTGCAGCCGCCCGTGGCCGTGGTCTTCATCATGGGATGTTTCTGGAAACGGACCAATGAAAAG GGGGCCTTCTCAGGTCTGATCTTGGGCCTTCTCCTAGGCTTGATTCGGCTGGTCCTGGACTTCATTTACCCGCAGCCTCGGTGTGACCAGCCAGATGATCGCCCCGCTGTGGTGAAGGATGTCCACTACCTCTATTTCTCCATGGTTCTGTCTGGAGTGACTCTGATCACCGTGTCCATTGTGAGCTGGTTCACAAAGTCACCCTCCAAGGAGATG GTAAGCCGCCTGACCTGGTTTACTCATCATGACCCCGTGGTCCAGAAGGAACAAGTGCCACCAGCAACTCCCCGGCCTCTTACTATCTCTCAGAATGGGACACCAGAGGCCAGCATCACAAACAGCGAGTTGGAGATTGTTCAAGAAAGCATATCCAAACCCCACAGCT GTGACACGACCCCAAAGCAGTCCAAAGTGATGCGAGCCATCTTGTGGCTCTGTGGAATGGAGAGCCTGGGCAAGGAGCCCCCAAGCACAGTGGAACCGGTCATAGTTTCCTTGGAAGAAAACCCCCTTGTAAAAACCCTTCTGGACATCAACCTCATCGTCTGTGTTAGCTGCGCCATTTTTCTCTGGGGCTACTTTGCTTAA
- the SLC5A11 gene encoding sodium/myo-inositol cotransporter 2 isoform X3, which translates to MLAWIFLPIYIAGQVTTMPEYLRKRFGGNRIPIILAVLYLFIYIFTKISVDMYAGAIFIQQSLHLNLYLAIVGLLAITALYTVAGGLAAVIYTDALQTLIMLIGALVLMGYSFAAVGGMEGLKEKYFLAVASNRSENNSCGLPREDAFHIFRDPLTSDLPWPGILLGMSIPSLWYWCTDQVIVQRSLAAKNLSHAKGGSLMAAYLKVLPLFMMVFPGMVSRVLFPDQVACADPDTCLKVCSNPSGCSDIAYPKLVLELLPTGLRGLMMAVMVAALMSSLTSIFNSASTIFTMDLWKYIRPRASEKELMIVGRVFVLLLVLVSILWIPVVQASQGGQLFIYIQSISSYLQPPVAVVFIMGCFWKRTNEKGAFSGLILGLLLGLIRLVLDFIYPQPRCDQPDDRPAVVKDVHYLYFSMVLSGVTLITVSIVSWFTKSPSKEMVTRPQSSPK; encoded by the exons ATGTTGGCCTGGATCTTCCTACCCATCTACATCGCTGGTCAG GTCACCACGATGCCAGAATACCTAAGGAAACGCTTTGGTGGCAACAGGATACCCATCATCCTGGCTGTGCTCTACCTGTTCATCTACATCTTCACCAAGATCTCG GTGGACATGTATGCAGGCGCCATCTTTATTCAGCAGTCTCTGCACCTCAATCTCTACCTGGCCATAGTCGGGCTGCTCGCCATCACGGCTCTGTACACTGTTGCAG GTGGCCTGGCCGCTGTGATCTACACAGATGCCCTGCAGACTCTGATCATGCTTATAGGAGCACTCGTCCTGATGGGCTACA GTTTTGCTGCAGTTGGCGGGATGGAAGGCCTGAAGGAGAAGTACTTCTTAGCCGTGGCTAGCAACCGGAGTGAAAATAACAGCTGTGGGCTGCCCCGAGAAGATGCCTTCCATATTTTCCGAGACCCTCTGACATCTGATCTCCCGTGGCCCGGGATCCTACTTGGAATGTCCATCCCATCCCTCTGGTACTGGTGCACAGATCAG GTGATCGTTCAGCGGTCTCTGGCTGCCAAGAACCTGTCCCATGCCAAAGGAGGCTCTTTGATGGCTGCCTACCTGAAGGTGCTGCCTCTTTTCATGATGGTGTTCCCTGGAATGGTCAGTCGTGTCCTCTTCCCAG ATCAAGTGGCCTGTGCAGATCCAGACACCTGCCTGAAGGTCTGTAGCAACCCCTCCGGCTGCTCTGACATCGCATATCCCAAACTTGTGCTGGAACTCCTGCCCACAG GGCTCCGTGGGCTCATGATGGCTGTGATGGTGGCGGCGCTCATGTCCTCCCTCACCTCCATCTTTAATAGTGCCAGCACCATCTTCACCATGGACCTCTGGAAGTACATCCGGCCTCGGGCATCAGAGAAAGAGCTCATGATTGTAGGCAG GGTGTTTGTATTGCTGCTGGTGCTGGTCTCCATCCTCTGGATCCCCGTAGTCCAGGCCAGCCAGGGAGGCCAGCTCTTCATTTACATCCAGTCCATTAGCTCTTACCTGCAGCCGCCCGTGGCCGTGGTCTTCATCATGGGATGTTTCTGGAAACGGACCAATGAAAAG GGGGCCTTCTCAGGTCTGATCTTGGGCCTTCTCCTAGGCTTGATTCGGCTGGTCCTGGACTTCATTTACCCGCAGCCTCGGTGTGACCAGCCAGATGATCGCCCCGCTGTGGTGAAGGATGTCCACTACCTCTATTTCTCCATGGTTCTGTCTGGAGTGACTCTGATCACCGTGTCCATTGTGAGCTGGTTCACAAAGTCACCCTCCAAGGAGATG GTGACACGACCCCAAAGCAGTCCAAAGTGA